The Alkalihalophilus pseudofirmus nucleotide sequence TGAGAGGAGCAACTCAATTTTAAAAAAAGTTGTCAGTAATCCAGATATATCCAATAAAGAATTGGAAAATAAGTATCGTTTGTCCCGAAGACAAATCAGTTATAGCTTCAGTAAAATTAATAGCTGGCTAAAGGATAATAATTACCCAACTATTACAAGAACGAACAGTGGTAATTTTATTGTCAATCCTATATTAATTGATTTATTTGCAGATAACACAGAAAATAATTCACCAACTCAATATATTCCATCAGAAAAGGAACGTGCTGAGTTTATTATCTTAATACTTTTAAGCAGTGAAGAAGAGTTATCGCTAATTCACTTTTCAAGCGCGCTTCAAGTTAGTAAGAATACTATTTTACGAGATATGAAAGCAGCTCAAAAAATGGTGAACCAATATCATTTGGAAATTGCATACTCTAGAATGCATGGCTATGATGTGGTTGGAACAGAGTGGAATAAACGGAGGCTGCTTATAGATGTTTTAAGGGGAGTCTTTAACATCTATAAAGGAGAAATCTATATTCAACAATTTGTTCAAATATCTTCTGCTAATATTGAAAAAATAAAGGAACAAATGGTTGAAGTTGAAAATCGTTTAGAATTAAAGTTTATTGACGAACGAATTAAAATACTACCTTATATTATTGCAGCTCTATTAAAGAGAATTAAGAAGGGCAATTTATTAAAAGATTCCTATCATATACACTACGATGAGTTATCCGATACAAAAGAATTTGAGGCAGCGGAAATTTTAATACAAGATATAGAGAATATCCCGAAGGAGGAGAGGTTATTTATTACGCTTCAACTTTTAACCTCTAACGTATTAACATCCCAATTTCTAACGGAAAGTGAATTGCCTCACTTAAAAAGAGCTTTAAAAGATAGTTTAGAGTTATTTGAGAAAAAAGCATGCATTATTTTTAAGGAAAAAGACGCTCTTTTAGATAGATTAGTATTGCATATGAAACCTGCATATTACCGAATCAAATATGCTCTTACAACGGAATATTCAATACTTAATAAAGTGAGCGAAGAGTTTGAAGCTATTCATTTCATCGTAAAAGACTCAATTAAGCCGTTCAAGGATTATATAGGAACCGACATTCCTGAAAATGAAATTATGTTTATCACTATTTTTATTGGTGGTCACCTTATTAATAGTGGGGAAACGATTTCTTTTAAGAAAAAAGCTGCTGTTGTATGTCCGAATGGAGTTTCAATTTCAAGACTGATGGAAAATACTTTACGAGATTTATTTCCTGAGTTTTATTTTTATCAAGCATTTTCGATCCGTGAATTTGAAAAATTAGATTTAGACTATGATCTAGTATTTTCACCAGTCCCTCTACAAACAGAAAAACATCTCTTTATAGTCGATCAATTTATAACAGATTTTGAAAAGAGGCAGTTGAGACAGAGAGTAATGCAAGTGATTTTTGGTTTGAATTCTTCTGTTGTGAAAATTGACCAGCTCATGCACGTAATTGAAAAACATGCAGATATTCATGAAAGACCAGGCCTTGAGAAAGCACTTCAAGAATATTTTTCACTTAAAGTCGCTACTGAGGAAACCTCAACAAAGAAAGGGGAGCAGTTAACTGATTTTATTACATCAGATACTATCCAGGTAATAGAATCTGTTTCAAGTTGGCAAGAGGCACTCTCACTAGCAGCTGCACCTTTACTAGAGCAAGGAGTAATAACAGAGCAGTATATTACAGCTATGAAAAATCAATATACAGAAATGACACCTAATATAGTTCTTAGATTAAATGTTGCTATTCCTCATGCTCGGCCTGATGATGGGGTTCATAAAGTGGGAATGAGCTTACTAAAAATCAAGGAAGGACTGCTTTTTAAAGAGAATGAGAGAGTACATTTAATCGTAGTTATTGCAGCAGTCGATAAGAATCAACATTTGCAAGCCCTACTCCAACTAATGAAATTAGCAGAAAAGAATGAAGTTATTCATGAGATAAAGAATGCTGAAGATGCAGTGAACATTCATCAATTGATCAAGACTGCCCTGTAGAAAAAATTGGAGGTAATTATATGAGTATTCCAACGGTGCTAATTGCATGTGGAGCAGGTATTGCTACTTCAACGATTGTGTGCGAAAGAGTTGAAACGTTATTTAAGGAACAGAAAGTTCGTGCTCAGGTCATCCAATGCATGATTTCAGAGGTTTCATCCCTCCAGGACGGAGCAAGTTTGGTGATTTCGACAACCATTCTTCCGCGAGCCTATAACATACCTTCAATCATTGCAACAGCTTATATATCTGGGGTTGGTATGGAAGAGCTGGATCAAAAAATACTGAATCTTTTAAAAAATTAGCAGTAATAGGAGGAGCTATGAAAGCCGCAGTGTTGCATTCAGAGAATAGGATTATCTATCAAGAAGTAGATATTGATCATTGTAAGGAAGATGAAGTAAAGGTACAAGTAATGGCAGCGGGTATTTGTGGATCTGATACCCATAAATTAATGACAGAGTGGAAGTATAGTTTGCCAGCTATTATGGGTCACGAGTTTTCAGGCTTGGTAGTAGAAAGAGGGAATGCTGTTACAAATGTTGAGGTTGGTGATAGAGTTGTCGCCATCCCTTTTACCCCTTGTAAGAAGTGCAGTTATTGCAATAGAGGAGAGTTCTCTTTATGTGAGAATCATGGAATGCTTGGGTCGAAATCACCTGGTGGATTTGCTGAATACGTCAATATAAAAGCAACTAATGTATTACCTATAAATGGAATTGATTTTGAGGAAGCTGCGATGATCGAACCTCTCGCAGTAGCTTTACATGGTGTGCTACATATACATCCTCGAATTGGGGATAAAGCAGCTGTTTTTGGAGTTGGAACAATTGGGATTCTAGTTATTCAATGGTTGAAGATTGCTGGAGTAAAAGAAATTATTGCAATCGACATATCCGATGAAAAATTAGAAGAGGCCAAAATGATGGGGTGCGAGAGAACAATTAATCCTCTAAAAGAAGATTTAGTAGAAACTGTTTTATCATACACCAACGGTGAAGGTGTAGACCTTTCATTAGAATGTGCTGGTTCCAAAGTGACGCAAGAACAGTGTCTTCTTGTTACTCGTAAAAAGGGTAAAGTGGGGTATTTAGGCATTGCTTACTCTGATGTACTTTTAAAAGAACGCGCCTTCG carries:
- a CDS encoding PTS sugar transporter subunit IIB gives rise to the protein MSIPTVLIACGAGIATSTIVCERVETLFKEQKVRAQVIQCMISEVSSLQDGASLVISTTILPRAYNIPSIIATAYISGVGMEELDQKILNLLKN
- a CDS encoding galactitol-1-phosphate 5-dehydrogenase encodes the protein MKAAVLHSENRIIYQEVDIDHCKEDEVKVQVMAAGICGSDTHKLMTEWKYSLPAIMGHEFSGLVVERGNAVTNVEVGDRVVAIPFTPCKKCSYCNRGEFSLCENHGMLGSKSPGGFAEYVNIKATNVLPINGIDFEEAAMIEPLAVALHGVLHIHPRIGDKAAVFGVGTIGILVIQWLKIAGVKEIIAIDISDEKLEEAKMMGCERTINPLKEDLVETVLSYTNGEGVDLSLECAGSKVTQEQCLLVTRKKGKVGYLGIAYSDVLLKERAFESIFRKELTLKGFWNSYSAPFPGEEWIKSIEYIQNGRIKLKELISHRYKLKETQKAFDMMINRKETYGKVLILPNKE
- a CDS encoding BglG family transcription antiterminator, encoding MYLDERSNSILKKVVSNPDISNKELENKYRLSRRQISYSFSKINSWLKDNNYPTITRTNSGNFIVNPILIDLFADNTENNSPTQYIPSEKERAEFIILILLSSEEELSLIHFSSALQVSKNTILRDMKAAQKMVNQYHLEIAYSRMHGYDVVGTEWNKRRLLIDVLRGVFNIYKGEIYIQQFVQISSANIEKIKEQMVEVENRLELKFIDERIKILPYIIAALLKRIKKGNLLKDSYHIHYDELSDTKEFEAAEILIQDIENIPKEERLFITLQLLTSNVLTSQFLTESELPHLKRALKDSLELFEKKACIIFKEKDALLDRLVLHMKPAYYRIKYALTTEYSILNKVSEEFEAIHFIVKDSIKPFKDYIGTDIPENEIMFITIFIGGHLINSGETISFKKKAAVVCPNGVSISRLMENTLRDLFPEFYFYQAFSIREFEKLDLDYDLVFSPVPLQTEKHLFIVDQFITDFEKRQLRQRVMQVIFGLNSSVVKIDQLMHVIEKHADIHERPGLEKALQEYFSLKVATEETSTKKGEQLTDFITSDTIQVIESVSSWQEALSLAAAPLLEQGVITEQYITAMKNQYTEMTPNIVLRLNVAIPHARPDDGVHKVGMSLLKIKEGLLFKENERVHLIVVIAAVDKNQHLQALLQLMKLAEKNEVIHEIKNAEDAVNIHQLIKTAL